TGCATATGTtgcatatgtttttgtgtgagcGCACacccatgtatgtgtgtttttatttctgtggttGAGCTGGCAGAGGTGTCCAAGCCTTATTTTCTTCCAAGTCAGTGGCATGTTCCCATGTCCGGAACCCAGGAGACAGCGTTGCCAAGCTGGCACAGCCCCCTCTGGTATCCCCCTGGTGTAAGCACTGCCAACAGTCCCCGTCCTCACCCGCACTGTCTAACCCAAAccacacagtgcagtccacTAGGAGCGATAGGGGCAAGCTTCTGGCAGAAGGGCTTGAAATGACGAATAATTTAGTTTTGTCTTTGTTCTGTACCAACCATTGGTAACTATTGTGTATGAAAACCTAGACACATGGCATCATGTGATATAGTGGTTAGAGTGATAGGCCTGACAGTCAAGCATGTTGTTCTGGTACAATGCCACTGTGTAGGTGAGTTACACAATAGTTTCTGCTGAAGAAACAACTGAATGTAGGCTACAACTCAGTGGTCGCTGAGGCGACCTCATCTTGATGACGAGGGTGTTCCTAAGTGACTGACAGACTCCATATTATTGAAAGTGATGGTGTTACTAACTGATGTTATTGGCAGTTATAGACCTCCTATTTTTGAAGTTAATGGTGTTTTAACTGACAGACTCCCTGTTTTTGAAAGTGATGCAACTGATGTTCCTGACTGTTACAGACTCCATATTATTGAAAGTCATGGTGTTACTAACTGATGTTATTGACAGTTATAGACCTCCTATTTTTGAATTCAATGGTGTTTCTGACTTAcagactcattacattacattacattattggcatttggacacgctcttatccagagcgacatacagttgattagactaagcaggggacaatcctctcctggagcaatgcaggttatgggccttgctcaagggcccaacggctgtgcggatcatattgtggctacacagggaatcaaaccggcgcccttgtgggtcccagtcatataccttaaccactacgctacaggactTGACATATGTGTCTGACTGTTGACGCCCTGTTTTTCAAAGCGACGGGAATGACTGTTGTTATTGACAGCGATATAGTCCGGCTTTGTGAATTCTCCGGTGTTCCTGACTGTCTCAGCAGGTGCCCGCAAGTTTGACTGCCAGGCTCTGCCTCAGGGCacctccaccctccctccctgggctgAGTGCTGCAGCCCCATGCACacagacccccctccctctgtcggGTGACGCGGGTGGAAGGACGCAGGGATGAGCAGCGAGGGGGCAGCGAAGGAGCCCTCGCCACCGGGCGACACAGAGCCCCCCGCAGAAGCCccgagaagggggagggggcggccTCGAAAGCCACAGCAGGTGCCAGCCTCACCCCACACAGATCGAGCTAGATTATATACGTTTCTGTGGAGTCACTATTTTGACTGCATTATGAATTTCAcatagcaggattactgaattagcttGATGACTGTacaaagtaaaacccggaacatctattttttttacttcagcccctgttccagatttgggcagggtctgggttttactccgtTGTCCAGCTAAATAAGTAATCCtggctttgtggaacaggccccagaccATGTGGAATTTTGTTCAAGCAGCTCTGAACAAGCAACGTAACATGCAAGCAAGGACTGACTACATCAGATGTTGTCCATTGACTTttcaaatacagtactgtgcaaaagtccaTAAGGCAAAGatgctttaaaaataattagATGAAAAGTTTCTATGATAATGATATCAAAAGACTACTATAAAGTAAGAAGAACATTAAATAGATAAAGACTAAATCAagtcaatatttgttgtgaccacccttcacctttaaaaccGCATCACTTTTCTTGGGTACACTGTCCCATCAGCTGTAGGGTGTTCCAAACATATAGGAGAACTTGATCTTCTGCTGATTTTGACTATCTTGCTTCTGACTCACCAGGAATTGCCACAGCCTCGATCaggtttttatctgaaaaggggTCCGCTACAATCAATGTTAGGAAATCTCATATTTGCTCATTTCTACTGGCACACtaatgcacaaaacaaaaaaatctaagaccaaatttatattaaaaaaaatatgtataggTTCTTCATTCTGGAGCTCtttatcacacatgcacactcatggaTGGTTGAATGCACGCTAATACACATGCTGAAATGCACTTTATTTATCTCTGCTAGTATCAGAAAATGCATCGTTAAAAAGTACCCTGTCCACACCTGTGACACTGAAATGGAAAATCTAACTTGTGATCATACTTTCCAGGAGCCTACTGGCCCCCCGACTCCAAAGAgacccaggggccggccccgtGGAAGCAAGAATAAGGGCCCTCGCGCAGTAACCAAGGTGAGAGCCACCACAGAGCCATCACTGCAGTGAAACAGAACTTCTGCTCTGACTGCCCTTCAGGCGTCTGTCCTATATGCTGCTCTGTGTCCTGCTGACACACTACAGCATTCACTCAGTCTGCGCGCTTACTCATTTACTCTTTCAAATACGCCGTGATCGCGCGGAGCAAGAGGAAAGACCCGTGTGTAACAACTGAGAATACAGACACGTTGAGCTCGCCTTTCActctctgtcaccctctccctccgtcACCATGTTCtccctttcattctctctctcactcattca
Above is a genomic segment from Conger conger chromosome 10, fConCon1.1, whole genome shotgun sequence containing:
- the si:ch211-161c3.6 gene encoding high mobility group AT-hook 2b: MSSEGAAKEPSPPGDTEPPAEAPRRGRGRPRKPQQEPTGPPTPKRPRGRPRGSKNKGPRAVTKKAEPVGEKRPRGRPRKWPQKVVEEEGGQQGEEEGAMEGPSQAPAPEEGE